From Streptomyces sp. NBC_01460, a single genomic window includes:
- a CDS encoding DUF4267 domain-containing protein has product MSLKKINTFLTAAFILFILWFGTEFILSPETTAPNFGLPSWPSGDGGGFLIVKGIRDVVLALVLGILLVTGHRRALGWVLLVEAVAAYGDMTTVLAHHGSVATALGVHGLTATLMVVNGLLVMRETRKIATAPATPVTQPA; this is encoded by the coding sequence ATGTCACTGAAGAAGATCAACACCTTCCTGACCGCCGCCTTCATCCTCTTCATCCTCTGGTTCGGGACGGAGTTCATCCTGAGCCCGGAGACGACGGCACCGAACTTCGGCCTGCCGAGCTGGCCGTCCGGCGACGGCGGCGGCTTCCTGATCGTCAAGGGGATCCGCGACGTCGTCCTGGCCCTGGTCCTGGGCATCCTGCTGGTGACGGGCCACCGTCGGGCGCTGGGCTGGGTGCTGCTGGTGGAGGCCGTCGCCGCGTACGGCGACATGACCACCGTGCTGGCCCACCACGGCTCCGTGGCGACAGCGCTCGGCGTACACGGCCTGACCGCGACGCTGATGGTGGTCAACGGCCTGCTGGTCATGCGGGAGACCCGCAAGATCGCGACCGCTCCGGCAACACCCGTCACGCAGCCCGCCTAG
- a CDS encoding DUF1772 domain-containing protein, with amino-acid sequence MLNTLEVVTTVVVGVMVGVEFSVAFVMNPIFNALPEDSGQAGRAHGGRMLGAVMPFWYIGSLVLVAIWAVTGWQQDGAGLVVIGGALLIISVIMSILLLVPINNRSKTWTAENRPADWKQQTTRWDRYHYVRVAVIIAAFALLVAALA; translated from the coding sequence ATGCTCAACACACTTGAGGTCGTCACCACCGTGGTCGTCGGAGTGATGGTGGGGGTGGAGTTCTCCGTCGCCTTTGTCATGAACCCGATCTTCAACGCCCTCCCGGAGGACAGCGGCCAAGCCGGCCGCGCCCACGGAGGCCGGATGCTCGGCGCCGTGATGCCGTTCTGGTACATCGGCTCGCTCGTCCTCGTCGCGATCTGGGCCGTCACCGGATGGCAGCAAGACGGCGCGGGCCTCGTCGTCATCGGCGGCGCGCTGCTGATCATCAGCGTGATCATGTCGATCCTGCTGCTCGTCCCGATCAACAACCGGAGCAAGACGTGGACCGCCGAGAACCGGCCCGCCGACTGGAAGCAGCAGACGACCCGCTGGGACCGCTACCACTACGTCCGCGTCGCCGTCATCATCGCCGCCTTCGCCCTGCTGGTCGCCGCCCTCGCCTGA
- a CDS encoding TetR/AcrR family transcriptional regulator, whose amino-acid sequence MSVQERKERERAERERLIVATARELAEQQGWGAVTTRRLAERIEYSQPVLYSHFRGKREIIGAVALEGAAELAVVVRDATAAADGPRARVAALARAYLDFAERNPAVYDAIFQLDGGLAFAREDTPAPLKDAFAALLESLGEVAGEGVDPGLFTETFWASLHGLATLTRAGRLLPEGTEQWVELLVDRLAIV is encoded by the coding sequence ATGTCGGTACAGGAACGCAAGGAGCGCGAGCGGGCGGAACGCGAGCGCCTCATCGTGGCCACGGCCCGCGAACTCGCGGAGCAGCAGGGCTGGGGCGCGGTCACCACCCGTCGGCTCGCCGAGCGCATCGAATACAGCCAGCCCGTCCTCTACAGCCACTTCCGCGGCAAACGGGAGATCATCGGCGCCGTCGCCCTGGAGGGCGCCGCCGAGCTGGCCGTGGTGGTGCGCGACGCGACCGCCGCCGCGGATGGCCCTCGTGCCCGGGTCGCCGCCCTGGCCCGCGCTTATCTGGACTTCGCCGAGCGCAACCCGGCGGTCTACGACGCCATCTTCCAGCTCGACGGCGGTCTGGCGTTCGCGCGCGAGGACACCCCGGCACCTCTCAAGGACGCCTTCGCCGCGCTGTTGGAGAGCCTCGGCGAAGTCGCCGGGGAGGGGGTCGACCCGGGGCTCTTCACCGAGACGTTCTGGGCGTCCCTGCACGGGCTGGCCACCCTGACCCGGGCCGGACGACTGCTGCCGGAGGGCACCGAGCAGTGGGTGGAGCTGCTGGTGGACCGGCTCGCCATCGTCTGA
- a CDS encoding alpha/beta fold hydrolase, with protein sequence MTAVDAVPIVFVHGTRFSAGQWSMQLAALRDEFPVIAIDLPGHGDRSAQPWSLSAATEIISSAVDSLDHGPALVVGHSLGGYASLEFARRCPEQLRGMILAGASASTRGLRAVPYRLVAGLVPRMPADRLTRWNDRLLRRLYPRDVVEATLRAGYAFHTLPAAWGDVLGRFDAGAMRHVKAPVLILNGEKDAVFRAGEADFARAHPHARVELIPRARHLANFDDPDAFTDAVRRFARQLP encoded by the coding sequence ATGACGGCAGTGGATGCAGTGCCCATAGTCTTCGTTCACGGGACGCGTTTCAGCGCCGGACAGTGGAGCATGCAGCTTGCCGCGCTCCGGGACGAATTCCCGGTGATCGCCATCGACCTGCCCGGCCACGGGGACCGCTCCGCTCAGCCCTGGAGCCTGAGCGCGGCGACGGAGATCATCTCTTCTGCGGTGGACTCGCTCGACCATGGGCCGGCCCTGGTCGTGGGGCACTCGCTCGGCGGATACGCCTCACTGGAGTTCGCGCGGCGCTGTCCGGAACAACTGCGCGGAATGATCCTCGCGGGAGCCAGTGCCTCCACCCGCGGTCTCCGGGCAGTGCCCTATCGCCTGGTCGCCGGACTGGTCCCTCGTATGCCTGCAGATCGCCTGACCCGGTGGAACGACCGGTTGCTGCGGCGGCTTTACCCACGGGACGTGGTGGAGGCAACCCTCCGTGCCGGCTACGCCTTCCATACCCTGCCGGCGGCCTGGGGAGACGTACTCGGACGCTTCGACGCGGGGGCGATGCGTCACGTGAAGGCTCCGGTCCTGATCCTGAACGGCGAGAAGGACGCCGTCTTCCGCGCAGGGGAGGCGGACTTCGCCCGCGCACATCCCCACGCGCGCGTCGAACTGATCCCGCGGGCACGGCACCTCGCGAACTTCGACGATCCAGATGCCTTCACTGATGCCGTCCGCCGCTTCGCGCGCCAGCTCCCCTGA
- a CDS encoding DUF397 domain-containing protein yields MSTSQLAWHKSSYSGSEGDSCIEVAEGTQVIHVRDSKVQLSPELTLSPTAWRAFVTYAVQG; encoded by the coding sequence ATGAGCACGTCCCAACTGGCCTGGCACAAGAGCAGTTACAGCGGCTCCGAAGGAGACAGCTGCATCGAGGTGGCGGAGGGCACACAGGTGATACACGTCCGCGACTCCAAGGTCCAGCTGAGCCCTGAACTCACCCTCTCCCCGACCGCATGGCGCGCCTTCGTCACCTACGCCGTCCAGGGCTGA
- a CDS encoding helix-turn-helix domain-containing protein: MAYENMDDGAADAAAGGTGAGTGTEPGVSDSLRTFGAVVQALREHAGLTREEFADQVRFSKHTVASIEQGRRMPDHDFVERAEAALGNTGALRKAAPHLSRQAGLASWFRQWARVETTAISLYTYECRVIPGLLQTEAYARAVSLDAPPLPDPDELENRIAARLARQELLAMTRRPPTAFSFIVEQAVLERWTGGEAVTREQFDRLLELIERNWNVEFQVMPLRQPSHAGMDGPLQLAETPDNRWFGYSEGQKNGRLITVPKEISVLQQRYAKLRSQALTPDDSCSLLKRMRGAL; encoded by the coding sequence GTGGCCTACGAGAACATGGACGACGGCGCTGCGGATGCGGCGGCGGGAGGCACCGGCGCGGGAACCGGAACCGAGCCCGGAGTGTCGGACAGCCTGCGTACGTTCGGCGCGGTCGTCCAGGCCCTGCGAGAACACGCGGGCCTCACGCGCGAGGAGTTCGCCGACCAGGTGCGCTTCTCCAAGCACACGGTCGCCTCGATCGAGCAGGGCCGCCGGATGCCGGACCACGACTTCGTGGAACGCGCGGAGGCGGCGCTCGGAAATACGGGAGCGCTGCGGAAGGCCGCTCCGCATCTGTCCCGGCAGGCGGGGCTGGCGAGTTGGTTCCGGCAGTGGGCGCGGGTGGAGACGACGGCGATCAGCCTGTACACGTACGAATGCCGGGTGATCCCGGGCCTGTTGCAGACCGAGGCGTACGCGCGAGCCGTCTCGCTGGACGCACCACCGCTGCCCGACCCGGACGAGCTGGAGAACCGGATCGCGGCGCGGCTGGCCAGGCAGGAACTGCTGGCGATGACGCGGAGGCCGCCGACCGCGTTCAGCTTCATCGTGGAGCAGGCGGTGCTGGAGAGGTGGACGGGCGGGGAAGCGGTGACGCGGGAACAGTTCGACCGACTGCTGGAGTTGATCGAGCGGAACTGGAACGTGGAGTTTCAGGTCATGCCGCTGCGACAGCCGTCGCACGCAGGGATGGATGGGCCTCTGCAATTGGCCGAGACACCCGACAACCGCTGGTTCGGATACTCCGAGGGCCAGAAGAACGGCCGCCTGATCACCGTCCCAAAGGAGATCAGCGTCCTCCAACAGCGGTATGCGAAACTGCGCTCGCAGGCCCTGACGCCCGACGACTCTTGCAGCCTGCTGAAGCGAATGCGAGGAGCGCTATGA